In Acipenser ruthenus chromosome 58, fAciRut3.2 maternal haplotype, whole genome shotgun sequence, a genomic segment contains:
- the LOC131724937 gene encoding zinc finger protein OZF-like, with product MEPVHIKEESPALESVHIKEESPALESVHIKEESPVLESVHIKEESPVLESVHIKEESPVLESVNIKEESPELEAVHIKEESPVLESVHIKEESPVLESVHIKEESPLLESIHIKEERPELELVHIIEESPVLESVLIQEELPEVDPVHVNEEGNHFKTNSLQDSLSCTECGKSFSQLQTLKLHQRIHTGEKRHVCVDCGKRFSQSGNLKRHQIIHTGEKPYTCADCGKSFRRLQNLKLHQRIHTGEKRHVCADCGKSFSQSGNLKRHQRIHTGEKPYVCADCGKSFRHLQNLKLHQRIHTGEKRHVCADCGKSFSQSGTLKIHQRIHTGDKPHLCSKCGKIFNLLAHLKNHQLIHTGEKPHTCNDCGKSFRQIDNLKRHQRIHTGEKPYVCADCGKSFSQSGTLQIHQQIHTGEKPHHCHDCGKSFRWIGGLKMHQRFHTGEKPYHCSRCGKSFMASGSLKRHKCKL from the coding sequence AtggagcctgtccatattaaagaggagagtcctgcactagaatcagtccatattaaagaggagagtcctgcactagaatcagtccatattaaagaggagagtcctgtactagaatcagtccatattaaagaggagagtcctgtactagaatcagtccatattaaagaggagagtcctgtactagaatcagtcaatattaaagaggagagtcctgaactagaagcagtccatattaaagaggagagtcctgtactagaatcagtccatattaaagaggagagtcctgtgctagaatcagtccatattaaagaggagagtcctttACTAGAATCaatccatattaaagaggagagacCTGAACTAGAATTGGTCCATATTatagaggagagtcctgtactagaatcagttcTTATTCAAGAGGAGCTTCCTGAAGTAGACCCTGTCCATGTCAATGAGGAGggtaaccattttaaaacaaacagcttgcAGGACTCTCTGTCCTGTAcagaatgtggaaagagtttcagccAGTTACAAaccctgaaacttcaccagcgaatccacacaggagagaaacgacATGTCTGTGTTGACTGTGGGAAAAGATTCAGTCAGTCAGGCAACTTGAAAAGACACCAGataattcacactggagagaaaccatatacCTGTGCTGACTGTGGTAAGAGTTTCAGACgtttacaaaacctgaaacttcaccagcgaatccacacaggagagaaacgacatgtgtgtgctgactgtgggaagagtttcagtcagtctggcaacttgaaaagacaccagcgaattcacacaggagagaaaccatatgtctgtgctgactgtggtaAGAGTTTCAGAcatttacaaaacctgaaacttcaccagcgaatccacactggagagaaacgacatgtctgtgctgactgtgggaagagtttcagtcagtctggCACtttgaaaatacaccagcgaattcacacaggagataaaccGCATCTGTGTAGTAAATGTGGGAAAATTTTCAATCTGCTGGCACATCTTAAAAACCACCAGTTaattcacacaggcgagaaaccaCATACctgtaatgactgtgggaagagctttagACAGATAGACAACTTGAaaagacaccagagaattcacactggagagaaaccatatgtctgtgctgactgtgggaagagtttcagtcagtctggCACTTTGCAGatacaccagcaaattcacactggagagaaaccacatcactgccatgactgtggaaagagtttcagatgGATAGGAGGTTTGAAAATGCACCAGCgattccacacaggagagaaaccttatcactgcagtCGCTGTGGGAAGTCTTTTATGGCCTCTGGTTctcttaaaagacacaaatgcaaGCTGTGA